The following are encoded together in the Oceanobacillus zhaokaii genome:
- a CDS encoding heavy metal translocating P-type ATPase: MVDKCCGSPNEELKTIEDNKGCCNSNGEKAATKEENSCCSSQNSFQGIAITETNSSCCSNQPKNVNGNTINDCCSYEPKKDLEIKSCNSSKEDDNSFKTSSCCSNEIKEIPNIKATSVKGEKVEYRIHGMDCPSCALTIEKGLNNLIDIQEVKVNYNTAKLQIIGSNALSLDSIESEVQKLGYIAEPIQNRNVRSYDVVGMDCSSCAKSIENHLNTIPTVNTVTVNFSTGKMKVEHENSVDDIVSEVSKLGYNASLITNSNKATDTSKNKEGYGLITFSGVLIALGFIGSYNGVSLLITSILYAIAIVISGYKPVKSAYYAIKSRSLDMNVLMSAAAIGAALIGEWFEGATVVWLFALGNALQNRSIEKTRKSIRNLMDLAPSEAWIKVGSELVKKPVEEVSIGQIVVIKPGDLIPLDGEVIQGETSVNQAPITGESIPVDKLIGDTVYAGTINESGSIEIRVIKLVEDTTIAKIIHLVEEAQEQKAPTQAFIDKFASIYTPIVFVLALVVIVLPPLLGFGTWGEWVYKGLALLVVACPCALVISTPVAIVSAIGNAAKNGVLIKGGTFLEKAGAINAIAFDKTGTLTEGKSKVSGVEALTTSENELISLALTLEDYSTHPIAKTIVEYAKDKGIQAKNGELFKNIVGKGVQATVNGEVHYAGNLKLFEDLEISLADVRSKVEEIRSQGKTVVIIGTQQEIMGIISVSDTIRSTTVKALNGLKQVGVNQLVMLTGDNKGTAKMISSETNVNRYFAELLPEDKVDAIKQLQSEGHKVAMVGDGINDAPALATADLGIAMGGVGTDTAMETADIVLMADNLEKLPHTIKLSRKALAIIKQNIWFSLIVKFIALVLIFPGWLTLWMAVLSDTGAAIIVILNALRLLKVKG, translated from the coding sequence ATGGTAGATAAGTGCTGCGGTAGTCCTAATGAAGAATTGAAAACTATTGAAGATAATAAAGGTTGTTGCAATAGTAATGGCGAAAAGGCTGCAACAAAAGAGGAGAACAGTTGTTGCAGCAGTCAAAATTCATTTCAGGGAATAGCAATTACTGAAACAAATTCATCTTGTTGTAGTAACCAACCTAAGAATGTAAATGGCAATACTATTAACGATTGTTGTAGCTATGAACCAAAGAAAGATTTAGAGATAAAGTCTTGTAACAGTAGCAAAGAAGATGATAACAGCTTTAAGACATCAAGTTGTTGTAGTAATGAAATTAAGGAAATACCTAACATTAAAGCGACATCTGTTAAGGGTGAAAAGGTCGAATATCGAATACACGGGATGGATTGTCCTTCTTGTGCTCTAACGATAGAAAAAGGTTTAAATAACTTAATTGACATTCAAGAGGTAAAGGTAAATTACAATACTGCGAAATTGCAGATCATCGGAAGCAACGCATTGTCTCTTGACAGTATAGAAAGTGAAGTTCAAAAGCTCGGCTATATTGCTGAACCAATACAAAATAGAAATGTTAGGTCTTACGATGTTGTAGGAATGGACTGCAGTAGTTGTGCTAAAAGTATTGAAAATCATTTAAATACGATTCCAACAGTTAATACAGTTACTGTTAATTTTTCAACTGGAAAAATGAAAGTGGAGCATGAAAATAGTGTAGATGATATTGTCTCCGAAGTATCTAAACTCGGTTATAACGCTTCACTAATTACTAATAGCAATAAAGCTACAGATACTTCGAAAAACAAAGAAGGATATGGTTTAATTACCTTCTCTGGTGTTTTAATTGCACTTGGTTTTATTGGTTCTTATAATGGTGTATCTTTATTAATCACCAGCATTCTATATGCTATTGCTATCGTTATAAGTGGCTATAAACCTGTAAAAAGTGCCTATTATGCTATAAAAAGTCGTTCGTTAGACATGAATGTTCTAATGTCCGCAGCAGCAATTGGAGCTGCATTGATTGGAGAATGGTTTGAAGGTGCAACCGTAGTATGGTTATTTGCTCTGGGTAATGCCTTGCAAAATAGATCCATTGAAAAAACTAGAAAATCTATCCGTAATCTAATGGATTTAGCACCATCCGAAGCATGGATTAAAGTTGGTTCAGAATTAGTTAAAAAACCAGTAGAAGAAGTATCAATTGGCCAGATTGTTGTTATTAAACCCGGTGATCTAATCCCATTAGACGGTGAAGTCATCCAGGGCGAAACTAGCGTTAATCAGGCACCTATCACTGGGGAGTCAATCCCAGTCGATAAATTAATCGGAGATACTGTATATGCAGGAACAATTAATGAAAGTGGTTCTATTGAAATCAGAGTCATCAAGTTAGTCGAAGATACGACAATAGCCAAAATCATTCATTTAGTTGAGGAGGCACAAGAGCAAAAGGCTCCAACTCAAGCATTTATTGATAAGTTTGCCAGTATCTATACACCAATTGTTTTCGTTTTAGCATTAGTTGTAATTGTTCTGCCTCCACTTTTAGGGTTTGGTACTTGGGGAGAATGGGTTTATAAAGGTCTTGCATTATTAGTAGTTGCCTGTCCTTGTGCATTGGTTATATCTACTCCTGTTGCAATTGTTTCTGCTATCGGAAACGCTGCTAAAAATGGTGTCTTAATAAAGGGTGGAACCTTTCTTGAAAAAGCAGGTGCTATTAATGCGATAGCGTTTGATAAAACAGGTACATTAACAGAAGGAAAATCAAAAGTTTCCGGTGTTGAAGCGTTAACTACTTCAGAAAACGAATTAATATCACTAGCGTTAACATTAGAAGATTACTCCACACACCCAATCGCAAAAACGATTGTTGAATATGCGAAAGATAAGGGAATTCAGGCAAAAAACGGAGAGTTATTTAAAAATATAGTCGGTAAGGGTGTTCAAGCAACTGTCAATGGAGAAGTTCATTATGCTGGTAATCTAAAACTGTTTGAAGATCTGGAAATATCTTTAGCTGATGTAAGGTCTAAGGTAGAAGAGATACGAAGTCAAGGGAAAACAGTAGTGATTATCGGTACTCAACAGGAAATCATGGGGATTATCTCTGTATCCGATACTATTCGCTCTACTACAGTAAAAGCATTAAATGGACTGAAACAAGTTGGTGTAAATCAACTTGTCATGTTAACTGGTGATAATAAAGGTACGGCCAAAATGATATCAAGTGAAACGAATGTCAATCGTTATTTTGCAGAACTATTGCCAGAAGACAAAGTAGATGCGATTAAACAATTACAAAGTGAAGGTCACAAGGTAGCCATGGTTGGCGATGGAATAAACGATGCACCTGCACTTGCAACTGCAGATTTAGGGATTGCAATGGGTGGCGTAGGAACGGATACGGCAATGGAGACTGCCGATATTGTTTTAATGGCGGATAATCTGGAAAAATTACCACATACCATTAAACTAAGTAGAAAAGCATTAGCGATTATCAAGCAAAATATCTGGTTTTCGTTAATTGTAAAATTTATAGCATTAGTCCTCATATTTCCGGGATGGCTGACACTTTGGATGGCTGTGCTTAGCGATACAGGTGCTGCTATTATCGTAATTTTAAATGCCCTACGACTTTTAAAAGTGAAGGGGTAA
- a CDS encoding integrase, translating into MLLSEAARSYEADKRIEGFSSQTLNTYRLQAKLLVNYLKIVKMNDITTPQLKEYLAQSSKDLKPISSDKIYPILFFRWSHEEGIT; encoded by the coding sequence TTGTTATTATCAGAAGCTGCTAGATCTTATGAGGCAGATAAGAGAATCGAGGGATTTTCATCTCAAACTTTAAATACTTATCGACTTCAAGCAAAGTTATTAGTTAACTATTTAAAAATTGTCAAAATGAATGATATTACAACGCCGCAACTAAAAGAATATTTAGCTCAATCAAGTAAAGACTTAAAGCCTATCTCATCGGATAAGATTTATCCGATCCTTTTTTTTCGATGGTCCCACGAGGAAGGTATCACCTAG
- a CDS encoding DUF2277 domain-containing protein, with amino-acid sequence MCRNIRTLYNFDPPATNEEIYAASLQFVKKITGYNKPSKINEEAFNQAINEIAKVTSNLLKTLETSAEPRNREVESERARIRSAKRFGTR; translated from the coding sequence ATGTGCAGAAACATTAGAACATTATATAATTTTGATCCACCAGCTACCAATGAAGAGATTTATGCGGCTTCTCTACAGTTCGTCAAAAAGATAACAGGCTATAACAAACCATCAAAGATTAACGAAGAGGCATTTAATCAAGCAATCAATGAAATAGCTAAAGTCACAAGTAATTTATTGAAAACGTTGGAGACCAGTGCGGAGCCTCGTAATCGAGAGGTAGAATCTGAGCGTGCGCGCATTAGATCAGCTAAAAGATTTGGAACGAGATAA
- a CDS encoding VOC family protein: protein MAFTSKNIFINLSVKDVNKSTNFFKELGFEFNPQFSDETTSCMIISENIFAMIMIEERFKGFSKKEIVDTTTSAEAILSFSAESRDQVDKIVNKALSSGGKSFSEPQDHGFMYIRGFQDLDGHLWEVAYIDESAINQE from the coding sequence ATGGCATTCACATCCAAAAATATCTTTATCAATTTATCTGTAAAAGACGTGAATAAGTCCACCAATTTTTTCAAGGAGCTTGGTTTTGAGTTCAACCCACAATTCTCAGATGAGACCACATCTTGTATGATCATCAGTGAGAATATCTTTGCTATGATAATGATTGAGGAACGTTTCAAAGGATTTAGTAAGAAGGAAATTGTGGATACTACTACTTCTGCCGAAGCAATTCTCAGCTTTTCAGCTGAAAGTAGGGATCAAGTGGATAAGATAGTAAATAAGGCATTGTCATCTGGTGGTAAATCTTTTAGTGAGCCTCAAGATCATGGGTTTATGTATATAAGGGGGTTTCAGGATTTAGACGGTCATTTATGGGAAGTTGCTTATATCGATGAAAGTGCAATTAATCAAGAATAA
- a CDS encoding GNAT family N-acetyltransferase, which translates to MWQGEPVYEIGWSVLAAYQGKGIATNATATAIANINSEKKHSFIHAFPKITNPASYVICRKLGFSLIGECDFEYPIGSFIRCNDWVLAVGEK; encoded by the coding sequence ATTTGGCAAGGAGAACCTGTTTATGAGATAGGTTGGAGTGTTTTAGCTGCATATCAAGGCAAAGGGATAGCGACAAATGCAACAGCTACAGCCATTGCTAATATTAATTCTGAAAAGAAGCATAGTTTCATTCACGCTTTCCCAAAAATCACCAACCCCGCTTCTTATGTAATTTGTCGCAAGCTCGGTTTCTCGCTTATTGGTGAATGTGATTTTGAATATCCCATTGGTAGTTTCATACGTTGTAATGACTGGGTATTAGCAGTTGGTGAAAAGTGA
- a CDS encoding SET domain-containing protein has product MIEIKTSSISDGEFNRGVFATCDIKKGELLHEAPVISYPNDQHQYIEQTILADYAFEYGINHSAILLGYGMLFNHSYQPNAVYEISFSDHTFNFYAFTDIKAGDEILINYNGDVDDKDPLWFNQD; this is encoded by the coding sequence ATGATTGAGATAAAAACATCTTCAATAAGTGATGGAGAATTTAATAGAGGGGTATTTGCTACGTGTGATATCAAAAAAGGAGAACTTTTACATGAAGCACCTGTTATTTCTTATCCAAACGATCAGCATCAATACATCGAGCAAACCATACTAGCTGATTACGCTTTTGAGTATGGAATAAATCATTCTGCAATCCTTCTTGGTTATGGAATGCTGTTTAACCATTCTTATCAACCTAATGCAGTTTATGAAATTAGTTTTAGTGATCACACATTCAACTTCTATGCTTTCACAGATATAAAAGCAGGAGATGAGATTTTAATCAATTATAATGGCGATGTTGATGACAAAGATCCACTGTGGTTTAATCAAGACTAA
- a CDS encoding zinc ribbon domain-containing protein, with translation MKEYKKCQSCAMPLKKIEDRGTEKNLDKSSMFCKHCYQEGEFIQKDFSVDEMKLFVKDKCIEMGFPKFLAGMFVKNLHKLERWK, from the coding sequence ATGAAAGAATATAAAAAATGTCAAAGCTGTGCCATGCCATTAAAGAAAATAGAAGACCGTGGTACGGAGAAGAATTTAGATAAAAGTTCAATGTTTTGTAAGCATTGTTATCAAGAAGGAGAATTCATTCAAAAGGACTTTTCTGTAGATGAAATGAAACTGTTTGTAAAAGATAAATGCATCGAAATGGGGTTTCCGAAGTTTTTGGCAGGAATGTTTGTAAAAAACCTTCATAAATTAGAGAGGTGGAAATAG
- a CDS encoding acetylglutamate kinase: MKKPWFNDSCISEQEVRLSNAMRLVWEQHVYWTRMTINSIAFSLPDVGAVTARLLQNATDMGNLLEPFYGNRIAAKFSSLIREHLVITAELVEAAKAGNQKAVAALKRRAFANGEENAEFLSRINPFISRDEFQEMFFEHLELTIKEAVFILQNNFKSSIAVFDKIEAEALQMADTITNAIVKQFPRKFQYKSC; encoded by the coding sequence ATGAAAAAACCTTGGTTTAACGATTCTTGTATTAGTGAACAGGAAGTTCGTTTAAGTAATGCCATGCGTTTAGTTTGGGAACAACATGTGTACTGGACAAGAATGACAATCAATAGCATTGCCTTTAGTTTACCTGATGTAGGCGCTGTTACCGCACGTCTACTTCAAAACGCTACAGATATGGGCAATTTACTAGAGCCTTTCTATGGAAATAGAATAGCCGCAAAGTTCAGCAGTTTAATCAGGGAACATCTGGTAATTACTGCGGAACTTGTTGAAGCCGCAAAAGCAGGAAATCAAAAAGCTGTTGCAGCTTTAAAGCGAAGAGCGTTCGCAAATGGAGAAGAAAATGCTGAATTCCTAAGTAGAATAAATCCATTTATATCAAGAGATGAATTCCAAGAAATGTTTTTCGAGCATCTGGAACTTACTATAAAGGAAGCAGTATTTATACTCCAAAACAATTTTAAATCAAGCATTGCTGTGTTTGATAAAATTGAAGCGGAAGCTTTACAAATGGCGGATACAATAACGAATGCAATTGTGAAACAATTTCCCAGAAAGTTTCAATATAAGAGTTGCTAA
- a CDS encoding Mur ligase family protein produces the protein MFETAVSSKGDMTELGKYFYPTIGIMTIDVDHTDELKFDDYIAEKAKIMEGMNNQGTLILNMDDPYLSPIDTSQFKGDIITFGKDKDAIFRITDYQFDSSGMTFWIEYKQSEYKGYIPGLGEHNVYNACASAAAAAILGVDFRYALKRLSTFYHLSSHFQIIEGRKQITLVDDTWKSNPASLREGLETLCRIALPSQRKIAVLGRMAALGRYADEEYEKAGHLLGDLGIDVLITKGFIAKEFVKPAIEAGVNPNNVYHFSDVDEMKVFFDSFLIPNDIVYFKTAGVTQRSLKMSSNI, from the coding sequence GTGTTTGAAACAGCCGTATCTTCAAAAGGGGATATGACGGAATTAGGTAAGTATTTTTACCCGACGATTGGGATTATGACCATTGATGTGGATCATACGGATGAATTAAAATTTGATGATTATATAGCAGAAAAAGCAAAAATAATGGAAGGCATGAACAATCAGGGGACTCTCATTCTAAATATGGACGACCCATACCTTTCCCCTATCGATACTTCTCAATTTAAGGGAGATATTATAACGTTTGGAAAAGACAAGGATGCTATTTTTAGGATTACAGACTATCAATTTGATTCATCCGGCATGACTTTTTGGATTGAATATAAGCAAAGTGAATATAAAGGTTATATACCGGGTCTTGGTGAGCATAATGTATATAATGCATGCGCTTCAGCAGCCGCCGCTGCAATTTTAGGGGTGGATTTTCGCTATGCTTTAAAGAGATTATCTACTTTTTATCACTTGAGTTCACATTTTCAAATAATTGAAGGACGAAAGCAAATTACGTTGGTGGATGATACTTGGAAGTCAAATCCTGCTTCCTTAAGAGAAGGCTTAGAAACATTATGCAGGATAGCTTTGCCATCCCAAAGGAAAATTGCTGTACTGGGAAGAATGGCAGCACTGGGACGATATGCTGATGAAGAATACGAAAAGGCAGGGCATCTACTCGGTGATTTGGGGATCGACGTTCTCATCACCAAAGGATTCATTGCAAAAGAATTTGTAAAGCCAGCTATAGAGGCAGGAGTAAATCCAAATAATGTTTATCATTTTTCAGATGTAGATGAAATGAAGGTGTTTTTTGATTCATTTTTGATCCCAAATGATATTGTTTATTTCAAAACGGCGGGAGTGACTCAGAGATCATTGAAGATGTCATCAAATATTTAA
- a CDS encoding Mur ligase family protein, whose translation MKTLLLENILTAMGIQPNDKQKGIRIKTVTYDRFEISSHTLYFRWNNREVPVKSIKNYKNVFIVTDTPFSHMKKLKPEQIIMVKDLNDTFFKFTSYYRHLFNIPVVAITGTCGKTTTKEMLKHILEEKTMSRQRYPVKMPDITTFLI comes from the coding sequence TTGAAGACATTATTATTGGAGAACATTTTAACAGCAATGGGTATTCAGCCTAATGATAAGCAAAAAGGTATACGGATCAAGACGGTCACTTATGACAGATTTGAAATTAGCAGTCATACTTTATATTTTCGTTGGAACAATAGAGAGGTGCCTGTTAAATCTATAAAGAATTACAAGAATGTTTTCATCGTTACGGATACACCATTTTCTCATATGAAAAAATTAAAACCTGAGCAAATCATTATGGTAAAGGACCTCAATGACACTTTCTTTAAATTCACTTCATATTACAGGCATCTGTTTAACATCCCTGTAGTCGCCATTACTGGTACATGTGGAAAAACGACTACCAAAGAAATGCTAAAACACATTTTGGAAGAAAAAACAATGTCCAGGCAACGATATCCAGTAAAAATGCCAGATATTACAACCTTCCTTATTTAA
- a CDS encoding response regulator transcription factor, giving the protein MQKTVLLVEDDKDISELVSNHLGQENFTVITAFDGEGALELLKKNEVDLILLDLMLPKLSGLDFLKQVRTTSLIPVLIISAKGSDIDKALGLGFGADDYISKPFSMLELTARVHAAIRRATQYLPSENGTNSTILYFKALSLDLKNFLARVNGKSVKLTSKEFHILKLFMTNQNRVFTKEQIYHLIWEDDYYGNENVINVHIRRLRGKIEDEPSNPEYIRTIWGIGYKLGE; this is encoded by the coding sequence ATGCAAAAGACTGTTCTGCTTGTTGAGGATGATAAAGATATTAGTGAATTGGTTAGTAATCACTTGGGGCAGGAGAATTTTACAGTAATTACTGCATTTGATGGAGAGGGGGCACTGGAATTACTTAAGAAAAATGAGGTTGATTTAATCTTACTTGATTTAATGCTGCCTAAACTAAGTGGGTTAGATTTTCTTAAGCAGGTAAGAACAACAAGTTTAATTCCTGTCTTGATCATTTCAGCAAAAGGGAGTGATATAGATAAAGCGTTAGGTCTTGGTTTTGGTGCAGACGATTATATTAGCAAGCCTTTTTCTATGCTAGAACTAACAGCCAGGGTACATGCTGCCATTCGAAGGGCTACACAATATCTTCCTTCAGAGAATGGGACTAATTCAACTATCCTTTATTTTAAAGCGCTTTCTCTTGACTTAAAAAACTTTTTAGCGCGAGTTAATGGGAAGTCTGTAAAGCTTACATCTAAGGAATTTCATATTTTGAAACTATTTATGACCAATCAGAACAGGGTATTTACCAAGGAGCAAATTTACCATCTCATTTGGGAAGATGACTATTATGGCAATGAAAATGTGATTAACGTCCATATTAGAAGACTTCGGGGAAAAATAGAAGACGAACCGTCCAATCCAGAGTACATTCGGACAATATGGGGAATCGGATATAAATTAGGTGAATAA
- a CDS encoding sensor histidine kinase, which translates to MVLLLSIIIVVSFVIIGVQYYFRRKLDRDLNDIRNKLSDIIDQKTTEKVLLQTNQKNIKQFLIQINRLLDYNQQVIADYLKTKDSLRKMLSNMSHDLKTPLTVILGYVEKLTIDKSMSVEEQYQVTSRLHQKTLNVIAQLNQFFDLVKLDSGDYPFPLSRISINEICRKNVLDFYDMLQSKNLQVEVTIPEQYYYILGNEEALNRILSNLISNAIRYGSDGGVFGLTVREDGDHIAIDIWDKGKGIAKVHQEQVFERLYTLDDARNSDFQRSGIGLSITKHLIEAMKGSIHLSSKPYEKTVFTCVFHRITF; encoded by the coding sequence ATGGTCCTTTTATTAAGTATAATCATAGTTGTTTCGTTTGTGATTATTGGCGTGCAATATTATTTTAGGAGAAAACTAGATAGAGATCTGAACGACATACGAAATAAACTTTCAGATATTATTGATCAGAAGACGACTGAAAAAGTGCTATTACAAACCAATCAGAAAAACATTAAACAATTCCTCATTCAAATTAACCGTCTTTTAGATTACAATCAACAAGTGATTGCAGATTATCTAAAAACTAAAGACAGCTTAAGAAAAATGCTGTCTAACATGTCTCACGATTTGAAGACCCCATTAACAGTCATTTTAGGTTATGTCGAGAAATTAACTATAGACAAAAGTATGAGTGTAGAAGAACAGTACCAGGTTACTTCTCGTCTTCATCAAAAAACACTTAATGTAATAGCGCAGCTCAATCAATTTTTTGACCTTGTTAAACTTGATTCTGGGGATTATCCATTCCCTTTAAGTAGGATTTCTATTAATGAAATTTGCAGGAAAAATGTCCTAGATTTTTATGATATGCTTCAATCTAAAAATCTTCAGGTGGAAGTGACCATTCCAGAACAATACTATTACATTCTTGGTAATGAAGAGGCATTAAACAGAATCTTAAGCAATCTTATCTCAAATGCCATCCGTTATGGAAGTGATGGCGGCGTGTTTGGGTTAACAGTTCGAGAAGATGGGGACCATATCGCCATTGATATTTGGGATAAAGGAAAAGGAATCGCTAAGGTGCATCAAGAGCAAGTGTTTGAACGGTTATATACTCTGGATGATGCGAGAAATTCAGATTTTCAAAGAAGTGGAATCGGGTTAAGCATTACAAAACATTTAATAGAAGCTATGAAAGGTTCCATCCACTTGAGTAGTAAACCTTATGAAAAAACGGTCTTTACGTGTGTATTCCATCGCATTACATTTTAA